The following are encoded together in the Lathyrus oleraceus cultivar Zhongwan6 chromosome 3, CAAS_Psat_ZW6_1.0, whole genome shotgun sequence genome:
- the LOC127132137 gene encoding tubulin gamma-1 chain: protein MPREIITLQVGQCGNQIGMEFWKQLCLEHGISKDGILEDFATQGGDRKDVFFYQADDQHYIPRALLIDLEPRVINGIQNSDYRNLYNHENIFVSDHGGGAGNNWASGYDQGKNVEEDIMDMIDREADGSDSLEGFVLCHSIAGGTGSGMGSYLLETLNDRYSKKLVQTYSVFPNQMETSDVVVQPYNSLLTLKRLTLNADCVVVLDNTALNRIAVERLHLSNPTFAQTNSLVSTVMSASTTTLRYPGYMNNDLVGLLASLIPTPRCHFLMTGYTPLTVERQANVIRKTTVLDVMRRLLQAKNIMVSSYARTKDASQAKYISILNIIQGEVDPTQVHESLQRIRERKLVNFIEWGPASIQVALSRKSPYVQTAHRVSGLMLASHTSIRHLFSKCLSQYDKLRRKQAFLDNYRKFQMFADNDLSEFDESRDIIESLVDEYKACESPDYIKWGMEDPNNMMTGEGSTAGSLDPKSVV from the exons ATGCCGAGAGAGATAATCACTCTTCAGGTAGGACAATGCGGGAACCAGATCGGTATGGAATTCTGGAAGCAGCTTTGTCTCGAACATGGCATCAGCAAAGACGGCATCCTCGAAGACTTCGCTACTCAG GGAGGAGATAGGAAAGACGTGTTCTTTTATCAAGCTGATGATCAGCATTATATACCGCGTGCTCTATTGATTGATTTGGAGCCTAGAGTTATTAATGGGATTCAAAATAGTGATTATCGAAATCTGTACAATCATGAGAACATCTTTGTTTCTGATCATGGAGGTGGTGCAGGAAACAATTGGGCTAGTGGATATGATCAG GGAAAGAATGTTGAAGAAGACATAATGGATATGATTGACAGAGAAGCAGATGGTAGTGACAGTCTTGAGGGTTTTGTTCTATGTCATTCAATTGCTGGAGGAACAGGCTCAG GTATGGGCTCATACCTGTTGGAGACTCTGAATGACCGCTACAGCAAAAAATTGGTCCAGACATACAGTGTATTTCCTAACCAAATGGAGACAAGTGATGTGGTGGTCCAACCATACAATTCTCTTTTGACACTCAAGCGGCTGACTCTAAATGCTGATTGTGTCGTGGTTCTCGACAATACTGCACTAAATAGAATTGCTGTGGAACGACTTCATTTATCAAATCCTACATTTGCTCAAACAAATTCCCTAGTTTCTACTGTGATGTCTGCCAGCACAACCACTCTTCGTTATCCAGGATACATGAATAATGACTTGGTTGGTCTTCTTGCCTCTCTGATTCCAACACCAAGATGCCATTTTCTAATGACAGGATATACGCCTTTGACAGTGGAACGTCAG GCTAATGTAATTCGTAAGACCACTGTGCTTGATGTCATGAGAAGACTTCTGCAG GCAAAGAATATTATGGTCTCTTCTTACGCAAGGACCAAAGATGCCAGCCAAGCAAAATATATATCAATTCTGAATATCATCCAAGGGGAGGTTGACCCAACTCAG GTTCATGAAAGTTTGCAGAGGATACGCGAAAGAAAGCTAGTTAACTTTATCGAATGGGGTCCTGCAAGTATTCAG GTTGCTCTATCCAGGAAATCACCATATGTTCAAACTGCACACAGG GTCAGTGGTCTTATGCTGGCTAGCCATACTAGCATCCGCCACCTTTTCAGTAAATGTCTGAGCCAGTACGATAAGTTGAGAAGGAAACAAGCCTTTTTAGACAACTACCGGAAGTTCCAAATGTTTGCA GATAATGACCTCTCCGAGTTTGATGAATCAAGGGACATAATTGAGAGTTTGGTTGATGAATATAAAGCCTGTGAATCCCCAGATTATATCAAATGGGGAATGGAG GATCCGAATAATATGATGACAGGTGAAGGGAGTACTGCAGGATCTCTGGATCCAAAATCAGTAGTGTAA